Below is a genomic region from Venturia canescens isolate UGA chromosome 1, ASM1945775v1, whole genome shotgun sequence.
ATTCGGATATTCACCTAATTTGTAGCATGTTGACTGGTAATTCCGTGGGCTACGAAACACTTTTCAAATTGTTCGATACTCATTATTACCACATTAGATGGCAATACAAGAACAAGAAGCACATCTGGAACGACATATTGAATGCAGCAACGTGTTCATTCAAAACCCAAGAAGGTTACAACATGGTGAACGAGCTTTACGCGAGGGTCAAGACCTCGGAGACGGATGAGACAGTTTTCCAAAAGGCCTTGAAAACCAtcgaagaagaaattaaatggAGTAGGACACATCTTCCTGTTATCGACAAATGGCTAAACTCGCATTTAACCATAGAAGAGTTAACCGGTGCAACCGAAAACTCCACAACGACAGTGGCTCCATCCACGATCGTCGCGGACAGCGTCAGTTCTGTCATCCCGATTGCGGGCTAAATTGATAGGAGTTGAAACATCAACGCTAACGAATATTAACATCGATAGGAGAGTCACGTTGATGCAACAAACTGCTCTCCATACAGGATATATTCAAATCGAACTTAGTAttatcgttcgttttttttcctcgatttaaCAATTCGCGGACAATGGGAATCCTGTCATCCGTCGAACTGTACTTTACTCGTGAGCTTATTTTATGcgtttgtaaaataaaatgtgaaTGTCAATGAAAGAAAGGATTTAAAATAATGAagtttctctcgtttttctaGCTAACTTGACCCAAAGTGGCGAATAGATTAAGTTTGATACCCGATTCAATATTCAATGGCAGCTTCGAAACCACTTCGGAAATTATCATCTTTTGCATACTTCACCGTTGGTAAGTCAGAGATCACAGGATTCGAGGAACCAAGTTGTATCGACTGTTGATGAGTGTGAACTCTAAGGATGGATTTCATATAAGTGCACCCTCGAATGATTATTTGGTGTATTGTTTCGCTCCCTTTATTGTCCGTTCATAAAATAATGTACAATCAACAATTGTCACGATGTAACCCTCATGCCAGCATCGGATTCTAAAAGGACGCGATTTAAATGTCACATACGTATAAAGAAATGAAGCTCGCAGTGGCGAAATAGGAGCTTGGTGCAAGAGTACATAATTCAAGTTTCATCAACTTTTTAaaagtatatatatttatgcttACACATAATATCTAAATAAGAGATGTCTGAATTCATATAGAAGGACATTATCCAGGACTTTACTTTGATATTATTGCagttttcaaacaaattttgtcaaattattgtttattcaaatttctGCAAGTCAATGCTATTTTTTCGTGtataaatcatgaaaaatacggACTTGAAAGAATgattttcgaagaaaataatCCAAGTGTTGGAAAAATCGAATATGCCACATCAATCGCATCGAACATGGATCTTGAAAGAAATTCGTGAGTCCCGAAATTTGGTGATTTCCACTATTACATAAGAATTTAAAGATTTCTGCGATTTTAAGTCTTATTTTAAATCGAGAGTCCTGGAAACATCAATTTGTGTGAAAGTCAGACATCGATTCGCGCGCCAGACGTAGTACACATCGTAATACAGACAGATATAGGTTACAGACAAACGAGATTTTATATCACGAATGATACAGAAAACACAACATTTCTcttgttgttgttattcgtacagaagtttttttttcacttaaaatTCACATGTATACCTTCGTATGGCACAAGAGTGGACAATTTCAACGATAGGCTAGCGTCCTTTcggtctcgaatttttcatcgccATCGTCAAGAAGGAGACGACGAGGATcaacttttaataatagtGTTTTTCGTCTATTAGTATCGAGTTTCATTCGATTAATATTCgtcattaaaattaataatacgCATCACAGATATGTCGTTGTTCACgggataaaatatttattgaagagGAATGGAACATATGAAAAGAGCATTACTCTGGGTCGAACTGGTTGTGCCATCATCAATATCGCAATGCTCGTATATACGAGGGGATCGAATTTTAGTTGTTATTTTATCGTCAAACCGCACGTAATTATCATAAGCTTCTCTATCGTGCTCGAAATAGTAAAACCAATCGCAAATACGCAGTACCGTCCTTGATACACGTTCAGCAGTTCTTATATTGAGTAAAACGTTGAATAAATCTGCTTCGCGTACGAATAGTAGCcacaataacaacaataacGCGATCATAATAACGAACGTAATGTCGCGAAAGGAAAAATCGATTAAACGAAATCGCAAAAACATTATTCAACAACGACCTTAGAACCGTTTCTCGTAATATatatttctattattttttttttgtttttgtttttacgttATTACGAAAATCGCATCCGTAGCACTCCCCGAATAACGGGGTGAGGCCCGAAAATCGATGCACGCATCGGAGGACCGACTTCAAACAATTCTGATCGtctatatacacacatataggttaatttttcattgagatTTATATGTGTATACGTACAATCATAGCAAGTTACTAACTACGATAACGACCACGATATAATGCGAGTACATGGTTTCGTAATCGAGAAACGGGCAAATTGCAATCGCAGTAAAcctgaaaatatttaatgaaCTGTCGAGGATTCTCGTTACGGTGCGAGGAAGAAGTTTATGCTGAAAAGCAGTGAACATTAGTGAACGGGGCGTTCCAATTAATCCgagaatattgaaattcatgaaatatttgttGAGTACTTATTCAACTTccacacggagagaattaaatttgaaaaattagcgTGAAGTAACGACAGCgcggtgacgagctgcaaCTCATCATCATGCAATATTTACTGTTATAAAACTAATAATTCCGcaaaatctttaaaatttaACAGCGCGTTACAGAAATGAATACTTTTCGTTAACTTATCCCTGCAGTCAAACATATCACGGTCGattttacagtgaatttcacgataaatATTATCGCTTTATTCTGTGCACTGTTTCTTCAATATGCACTTTATTCCTGATGCAGTGTCCGTTTCTCGATTACTAAgaataattatatttaaaatgttcatcatttttattttcctcaacGAAGCGAACGAACGATCAACGGTGATGAACTCgagtaaaatttttctcttgaaCTTCGAATAGCTGTTATCGAACTTCAGCAGAATTGGCTAAGTTTTGAAGGGTTGAAAACACCTTTCCTTTTGGGGAAAAAGGTTCGAAAATTGCGGTGGCTCAGTGGCCAATGAACAATCGGTATTCAAGTGCTGTAACGACCTTGGGAAATTCGTATTGCAACGTAAATAGGCGACTTTAAATCCAGATTCGCAAAGATTATATTCACTTGCGAAATTGCTGTTGCAGTACATGCGCTATAACATCGTTATACTTGTATTcttaactttattttcataacgAATTCACTCAAGTTCACTAACCGTTATCGGGTTTAATAAACAGATATTTGTGTTCATGTACACACTTGACCTTATAAAAAGCTGACTCCACAATGCAACTCTCGAAAAATCTCATTGCGCACGATTAACAATAAATTTAGTGTCGATGCACTTCCCTTCTGTCGTTTaatcaccattttttcattattttaatcaCTGGAACATGGCATCATCCCACAACGAGCACAACTTGACAACAAGAATTTGCATCTTATCAATAAAGTGTTTGCATATCgtcgacgaaattttttttaaaaaacaaaattaggTACTACCAAGAGGAAAATAAGCAATAGAAGTAAAACTCAACGTCCACGAACAATCGTCATTCGCCTTTGAATTAAAATCTACGTCGTCGAGAAAATTCCCTGAATAATCAACGACTGACCATTTTCTTTCATATACGATTCACAGTAGAAGCTCCCCAATCATACTAATAAACAAATAATCCCTGAACTGTGGAATGTGAATACGTAGTAACAGTTTGGAACTAACTTTGAAACTTGTGCTCTTTATTCAACGTTATTTCATTACCGTTTATTTGCGCGTTTAGCCAGATTGATTGTTTATAAACGGTAAAAGCTGGTGTCGAGCCTTTTCAACATCTTTACTATCgatcatcaccgatacacgcGCTTACGcaagaagaaaattgattccagttgaaaatttatgaaaatgctCGAAACGATAAGAGCCCAAACGGTTGCAGGCTTTTTTTAACCTGCTGATaagtatttttgttctttttaacactatgaaaaaaagtgtcaactcgacttgaaaaaaagttcagAAAAAACGTGACGTTGCACGCTGCATATATTAATTTCGAGGTAAGAAAGTTGAATTTTGGTCTTTGCGAACGTATGGAaagaatatttaaatttcgatATACCGGttccgataaaaaaataaccgcAGATATGTTTTGAGTTCGCCGAGATGACTGGTCGCGGTTCATATTTTGTTAAACTAACGTTTTTATCGTGGCATTATTATTTGTGTTTCAGCTCGAATTTTGGTGTATTCAGCACAACTGTTAATTTAATATTCatcgtttgtttttcatttattttttcctttgtaCTTGAGCATATCGCACTGATATCTGTGGCAAGACTTAAAAAATTACCGGTGCGCTTTGTGATCATAacgattataataataattattttaattgtaGCTACAACTACGTGTACTTTTCTCTTCTATTATCTCCCGACGTCgtttagtacatttttttcaacagctACTCGAAAATCCGGAATATGATATAATTACATTGTTTTTAATCAGATGCGAAAGTTTGAGAAGACTCGAATTCgagttatttttgttatttcatgTAAGTTTTTAATATTCGTCTCCTTTCAACTTGAAATATAGAGGagtttgcaaaaaatattcaacattGTTGAGGCAAAAATAGCTCTTTAGCGACGCTACTGTTATCGTATCTCCCTTGGAGAAGTCCTCTgattcaaaataaataattataaatacatAAATAGAGAATCGAATGATTGACTCGAGTCTACGTGGCGCGAGCTTAATCATAATTCTCGGATTCTTGTTGCACAAGCTTGAATCGCCGTGGACTCTTAACGCACATTGAGCCATGACCCTCGAGTGAGAGGCGACCTTTACGTTGCAGATACCTCGTTATATAACGTGAGATCAATTGCTGCGGTCTCATTTGCCACTCATCCAGTACTTCCTTTGGAGCTAAAACCTACAgaatcatttaattttttatttgcactcttgaggaaaaaatctttcaacaAAATAGCAGcataaaatggattttttgaatttggaCGAAATTATTATTCTTGACTTGAAATTTGGCCATGTGACTCAACATCCcagtggaaatatttcgactcGGCTTAGGAAGAGAATATTTTGACTGGCAATGTTTCAACAACTTAGGATGCTTCGACTTCAAAATGTTTTGGAAGCGGGAATTTAGTGGTGGGATAAACCAAGAGCCTTAAAATTTACCTGATCACCCTTTAGTCGATCGAGCAGAGTAACGCAAACCACAGCGGATGTGATACCCGCATGATGTGTGAGTGCAGCAAACGCCAAACTCTCCATTTCGATGTTAACGACACCGGATTTGTGCACCTTCGTCAAataatccattttttcattttcagtaaaatcacAGAAAGCACCGTCCAAACGTCCCTGGCCCTCGTAAAAATCGTGGGTACACATAGTTTTGCCGATAACCGTGTCGTAAGGATCCTCCGGATGCGCCAGAGCTTTGAGATCTCTCGTCAATTGACGATCCAGCTTAGCTGGTCTTCGGACTAATTTCCCTAGAACAGgctgcaaaaaaattgaaacattttgaCAAACTGAAAAGAGCCTTCGGAGCCtaattttttctcgtattttgtgcaatcgaatttttcttcgattttttttctgtatgaaatATCGAAGAAGAATATTTGATGCACAAAAAAGCAATTTTGTCGAAAAGAATtatttgaagaataaaaataccaAAATATCGCACTCACCAGCTCAAGGAATGGTCTCAACATTCCGTCGACTGCCTCTTCGGATATGACGACGGTACCACCTTCGAGGCCGATTCCACCGCATGTACCGATCCTGAAGAACACCGGATCTCTTACTTTGGCGTGGTACATCAACTTGATGACCTCATGAAGTAAAATGCCCACCGATGGGATTCCCATACCGTGCTAAAGTTGATTAAtggaaattcattaaaattgtgAGCAGTTTTTCCGTCGTCATCTCGTTAcgttgatttttcattatttttagatAGAGCGCAAGTAAATTAAGGGCAAATTATCATGCAACTCTCAGGAGCATTAATATAGAACGACGGCTCagtcttttgaaaaatcgattagtGCACTTTGGCTCTAATATCGAAATTTACATCATTactgaatattatttaatcgaaaaatatattattaatagaaaaaattgcgaaattttacagttttagcgagtttgaaaaaaaaaaaacgtttctaaaGAAGAATAATATCACTCGAACGTGTtgcaaatataaaatttcgcaatttttttagatttttaaaGGAATATgtggaaatgaaaatgaaatttggaattttcgttgcagacaataattacgatctccacattgtatgCTACTGACAAACCTCGACGatcagactttgcgcataaaccatgtacaaatcagtatttctcacacgcgaaaaaaatgtttttgtactcttgaaatatctttGAAACTATATCAAAAAGTTCGCTATCAGTTATTTCCGTCCATCCTAAAAACGTTCCCGAAAACgatagatttttttgactttcccaaagcaggacccccttaAGCCAGTAAAtatggaataaaatttcacaACCATAAATGCAATTATTCCATTAGAATTGCATAAACAAACCGAGACTGTCCGTTCACGTCATTTGGCACTTGTTATCATTTGATAAAGCATTTTAGTATTCGAGATGGTATTGTGGTTATAGAAGTTTCGTATATCGCGTAGCTCATTGTTTCATTCATGGGCGTCATCATATACATAGAAACTGCGTCTAACAGAGATACGACCTCGCATTGGTCGATGGGAAGAATGCGATCATATGCGAATGTTATCTCGCAACAAACACGCGGACACGCGTGAATGTTTCGAGACCTTCCAACGCAAGAGCGTTGAAACTACAATAACGCTCCATACGAAAGGTGAGTTGGTTTCGTTCGCTTCACGTTGCTAACGAGTAATGAAATAATCGTTTAATCCCTTTGCGTAATTTTAAACGCTCTACTTCAGAGCTCGAATATCCTCCGATCGTTGAGCATAACTTGAACAGGATTATAGAGCAAATGCGACATCTTTTCATCCAGAATTGTCCCTTCGAATCGCCCCTCGTCTAAGTTCGTCGAAGCACTTGTCTCGCGAGACGATGTAATTCTTGCAAACTCTCGTACACGCGTATAAGGCGACGCAAGACTCGTATATACTCACACTAATAGAGAGTACAGGACCAACTTTGTACATGGAATAGCGATAGGAGTACTGGCTTATGTCGAGAAGCGTTGTGCCAGCCGGCATCTTGTGACCTATTTCCTTCATGATGTAGTAGGCGAACTGCTCCATTCGCTTTGGCGTACCTCCCATGCATACGAACTGCAAGTTTAAAATCCAACTTCATTTACTTTTTTGCTTGGCAAACTCACGAATTTTCTTACTTATTTCCTCGTGGACTCTCGGCAGGAGTGTATTTCACGTAGATTTTTACGGTTCGTACCCTCGGGACGATGCTAGTTATTCTTCATACGCGAATGTAGAGAATCACATATGTGGGGGAAAAGTCCAAGAGAATTTTTTGGAACTCCAAAAACGTGCGCGGCTCAAGACTGACGTAATTTGAAATCCGACAGCAGTTCAGGCTTTCGAGTTAGTACAACCGGTCttcaaaaacttgaatttgtaAGTAAAAGGGTAAACACCGGTGCTCGTTCGGTTGCGAGACAGAGAGCATCGCGATGGGTCACGAAGGCGTGTACTTCAGTTCGCGCTATCGAAGACTCAACTTTTTCGACCGAAGAATCGATCTACTTTGTGCGATGTCAAACGAAAGGAAACCCTCGAAATACCGAATTTGGAAAGTTTCATTTCATCGAGCAAAATCGTGATACTCCACGTGTGTGAACTCCTGAATATTGGTGTTTGAACATACCTTGACGTCACCGAACATTTCGACGAGATCGTGAGAGCCACTTCCTAACGCCAAATGGTACAAGATGTCTTGATCCATGAGCTCGATGTTTGGGTTCCTTAAGCGAACGGATCCGTCTATGTACCTGgggaaaaatgtcgaaaataagtCGAAACTACGTTGGTGATTGAAAAGTAATGCGAAAATGATCTTCATCCCCGTGCACTTAGTTTTTAACGATAATTTACAACAATTCGACGAATTTGTGTATAAATTTGAGTTTCAATTGTGTTAGGattaaaaattaacatttgGCTCGACCAAAAGTCAAGGGAAATTGGTCAGAGATCGCAACCGAAATCATGCAAAGGCGTAAAAAGAAGAGCGGAAATTACGTCttcgaaaagataaaaaaaaaagcctcAAAACAATGATTTGCTTCTTGGCCTATGCGGAAAGGTACGACGGTAATAAAAACAGAGAAATCCCACGAAACACTCGCTTCTACACGAGGCAGGTTTCTCTCGACGGATCGGAAAAAAGGAGACAAAAAAAGCCACAAAAGATACACGGGAGTGAAAAGGCATCTTCGTTGCAGTAATTTTCCATTGCTGTGCACAAAGCAGCACAGAATCTTCACGGCACGTAGCGTGGTTCAgacaccaattttttttctccctgcatCTTTCCGTTGGATCTTTTTTATCACAGTAACTGTAATTCATCAAGGAAGCATGAGATCGAGATGAAAAGAGTTGTGACGTTTCTACCACCGTCGagttttttaaagattttccgaaaaaatgttaaaaatcctTCGTAACATAAACTCACATCCATCGCCCAATCGAAAAGAGccgaaaatatttaaaacttaatatttcgatatttcaaaaaaacataaaactcTCAATCGCTCGAGCCCACTAACGAATGAACCTCGAATATAGAATTGCATGAAAACTCAAACAGACGTTAAAACGTTTGAACATTTCCAtttaattttaacaaaatttatCCCAAAGATTGCACACTCCAAATGCGTACAGACAGGGAAATCGCTTCACGATACAGAATCGACCAGTTTCATTTGACAGAACTCGGACCGCCGGGGGAGAATTTTCGGGAATAATATAACCCAAAAATGAAatgtgagaagtaaaaatgttCAGGTCTGGAGAACAGGATGAGAGGTACTCGACAGATCTCGTGGAATGCAGAAGGCGAACCTCGTGATTACAGTAATAGACGTCAAgttacatatattttttgcaCCACGGATATGTACGCGCTCTCCGTTATATAGTCTGCGGTTATATGGATACCTGACTTCGCTCTCGTGATCCCGAGAACAGCAGCACTTTGGCGGTCGTTCCGCCGGAAGTTTAAGCTGGCAGTCATGATTATCGTCGAGCGTGAGCTCCTCTCTCCGTTCGCAAGTGCAGGTTGGCATTTTTATCcctttttgtttattattctCACTGAATGGTAGATTTTTAAGGGTTCACGTGAATACGGAGGGAACGAGAGTTCACTTTTCCTTGTGCCTACTTGACGCGTACGTTTAATCTCAATAATTTATGCTTGTCTCTGACGAATGATCGATTATTATTGTATTTATTGAAACAATGatgtttttctatttaattCTGTGCACCCTTGATCCGGGGTCGATTCACATGGTCCTCGGTATCCCGGAGTCCTTCCGCTTTCGctcgttttaatattttttattttttgtatatatcgaaggaaaaatatcATGCACGCAGTCTCCGAAATCGTGAGACACTTCGAATCCCGCTCTTGGAATAGATCCGGTTTGTTAAGTGCCGAGGCCTTTATAGTCGTTGGCCGAGTGGTCGTCGCCCCACCACACTACCCCACGATGCTTCGACAACAAAAGCCTTTGCTACACTATTACTCACAAAATCGACGGCGTCTCTATGCATACAATGATACATGCGTGAAGCTCGCTACGCCCGAGTTCGATTTCAATGGTGATTCGACGAGAAATTcgtcaaattattttcttcaatcgCCGCGAGACTTCATTTCAGCCCATTttgagtgatttttttcgaatgtgaCGACCTCGAGCTCGCAGTGAAGAAAATAAAGTCAGTACTCGAGCGCCGCTCCCAAAAATCCTCAGAATTACGGAATCAACGAGCCTTTGGCTTTGCATAACTCTTTAACCATTATAGTTAGACGTGCCCGACAACTTTTCTAAACACCGCAGTCTTGTACGTGAACGAAGTGCGACAGATCACGTTCGTTTGCGAGAGCGAGTCGGAAAAACTGATCTAATAACAAACCGGATTATTCTCACTCTGCGAATAACTTTCGTGATATATACGTACGCGAAAATATAACCCCTGAAACGGCGCGGAATTCTCGTTTGTGTACAAATTTAACTGAAACTTTGGCTTCGATTAATAGCAGCGTGGAAAGTGCCGAATTTATTGTATTTCGGATTTCGAGCGGTTCGAACACACAATTTTCTTTCTAGGAATCAAGAATTTCACATTCCATTCTGCATGCTTGTTGCCTCATCGTTTTTCAATAGTTTCCCGTAACTGTCTCATCGTTTGCGCTATTATTTATCGCCGATGTTTCTCCCCACTACAATCCCC
It encodes:
- the LOC122415009 gene encoding uridine phosphorylase 1 isoform X1 produces the protein MPTCTCERREELTLDDNHDCQLKLPAERPPKCCCSRDHESEVRYIDGSVRLRNPNIELMDQDILYHLALGSGSHDLVEMFGDVKFVCMGGTPKRMEQFAYYIMKEIGHKMPAGTTLLDISQYSYRYSMYKVGPVLSISHGMGIPSVGILLHEVIKLMYHAKVRDPVFFRIGTCGGIGLEGGTVVISEEAVDGMLRPFLELPVLGKLVRRPAKLDRQLTRDLKALAHPEDPYDTVIGKTMCTHDFYEGQGRLDGAFCDFTENEKMDYLTKVHKSGVVNIEMESLAFAALTHHAGITSAVVCVTLLDRLKGDQVLAPKEVLDEWQMRPQQLISRYITRYLQRKGRLSLEGHGSMCVKSPRRFKLVQQESENYD
- the LOC122415009 gene encoding uridine phosphorylase 1 isoform X2; its protein translation is MSLLLEEDEIDEYIDGSVRLRNPNIELMDQDILYHLALGSGSHDLVEMFGDVKFVCMGGTPKRMEQFAYYIMKEIGHKMPAGTTLLDISQYSYRYSMYKVGPVLSISHGMGIPSVGILLHEVIKLMYHAKVRDPVFFRIGTCGGIGLEGGTVVISEEAVDGMLRPFLELPVLGKLVRRPAKLDRQLTRDLKALAHPEDPYDTVIGKTMCTHDFYEGQGRLDGAFCDFTENEKMDYLTKVHKSGVVNIEMESLAFAALTHHAGITSAVVCVTLLDRLKGDQVLAPKEVLDEWQMRPQQLISRYITRYLQRKGRLSLEGHGSMCVKSPRRFKLVQQESENYD